Proteins from a genomic interval of Luteibacter pinisoli:
- a CDS encoding LysR family transcriptional regulator → MNRLSDMQLLVDAADLGSLSSAGRRAGLSPAAASACVQRIEAALGARLFERTTRQLRLTDEGRTYIASCRIVLDTMREAERVVRSGTGSVSGTLRVSAPSDLGRNLLVHILDRFMVRHPDVRIVLTLSDSLSRFVPDDVDVAVRVGPLEDSDLVARHLADSWRVVCASPECIAANGMPDHPDDLADLPTLVLTTSAGPRREWRLGDTVVQVRRYHECTDSEVIRTWAVLGRGFAYRQLWAVAKDVQEGRLALVHPSTWHASSPIHAVYHPNAFQPPRVRTFVDFLQAEMVERLTHEAAAQLLGTPPSR, encoded by the coding sequence ATGAACCGCCTGAGCGACATGCAGCTTCTTGTCGACGCGGCCGACCTCGGCAGCCTGTCGTCGGCAGGTCGTCGCGCTGGCCTGTCGCCGGCGGCGGCGAGCGCCTGCGTGCAGCGGATCGAGGCGGCGCTGGGTGCGCGCCTGTTTGAACGAACGACACGCCAGCTTCGCCTTACCGACGAAGGGCGCACCTATATCGCCTCGTGCCGGATCGTGCTCGACACCATGCGCGAAGCCGAGCGCGTGGTGCGCAGCGGTACCGGTAGCGTCAGTGGCACGCTGCGCGTATCCGCGCCCTCCGACCTGGGGCGCAACTTGCTGGTGCACATCCTTGACCGATTCATGGTCCGGCATCCCGACGTGCGAATCGTGCTGACTCTGTCCGATTCGCTCTCGCGATTCGTTCCGGACGACGTCGACGTGGCCGTGCGTGTCGGCCCGCTGGAGGATAGTGACCTGGTAGCGCGCCATCTCGCGGATAGCTGGCGGGTGGTTTGCGCTTCGCCCGAGTGCATCGCAGCCAACGGCATGCCGGACCATCCGGACGATCTTGCCGACCTGCCGACGCTTGTCCTCACCACCAGCGCGGGCCCGCGACGTGAATGGCGCCTCGGCGACACGGTGGTGCAGGTACGGCGCTATCACGAATGCACGGACAGCGAAGTCATCCGTACCTGGGCGGTGCTCGGCAGGGGATTTGCCTATCGGCAACTGTGGGCAGTGGCGAAGGACGTTCAGGAAGGACGATTGGCGCTGGTCCATCCCTCGACATGGCATGCCTCATCACCGATCCACGCGGTGTATCACCCGAACGCCTTCCAGCCTCCGCGCGTGCGGACCTTTGTCGACTTTCTTCAGGCGGAGATGGTGGAGCGCCTGACGCATGAAGCCGCCGCGCAACTCTTGGGCACTCCGCCCTCGCGTTAA
- a CDS encoding sugar porter family MFS transporter, whose protein sequence is MSVITPSATAASEASPRAGLVVGIAVIAALGGLLFGYDTGVIGVALLGIGRQFALDDTTKQLVTGGIIFGALIGCLATGPFSDRLGRRRMVIFVGVLFALGSIASALAPSVGWLIAARFLLGLSAGSSTQIIPVYIAEVAPTKHRGKMVVLFQFMVVFGITVAYFTGFALGEHWRWMFGLGIVPAIILLAGMAFLPESPRWLVAERRLDEAQKVLERIRGSASAARAEIAEIETVAEREPTGRWKDLTKPWIRPAIVVGAGISMFSQITGNNALIYYAPTILTKAGFSDEAAVLGTGASTVLLVVMTVIGSFLVDRVGRRRYLLWMVPGSIVALIAMGVLFQGAGPQNDVTRWATVGCLAAYMMLNCGSFGVCIWLINAEVYPLFVRGKGSSLGSFSHWFFDLIVTLTTLSLVTWLGATHTFWLYAAISLVALVFIYYLVPETMGKSLEEIEHELREDRFYPYQQKRLAKGG, encoded by the coding sequence ATGAGCGTTATTACACCCTCCGCTACGGCGGCCAGCGAGGCCTCGCCGCGCGCGGGCCTTGTTGTCGGCATTGCTGTTATCGCTGCCCTGGGCGGCCTGCTGTTTGGTTACGATACGGGCGTGATCGGTGTGGCGCTCCTCGGTATCGGCCGGCAGTTCGCGCTTGACGATACGACCAAGCAGCTGGTCACCGGCGGCATTATCTTCGGCGCCTTGATCGGTTGCCTGGCCACGGGCCCTTTCTCCGATCGACTGGGCCGTCGGCGCATGGTGATCTTCGTCGGTGTGTTGTTCGCGCTGGGCTCGATCGCGTCGGCTCTTGCTCCCTCGGTAGGTTGGCTGATTGCTGCACGTTTCCTGCTGGGTCTTTCCGCGGGTAGCTCGACGCAGATCATCCCCGTCTATATCGCGGAAGTCGCGCCGACGAAGCATCGCGGCAAGATGGTGGTGCTCTTCCAGTTCATGGTGGTATTTGGGATCACCGTGGCGTATTTCACCGGCTTCGCACTCGGCGAACACTGGCGCTGGATGTTTGGCTTGGGCATCGTGCCAGCGATCATCCTGCTTGCTGGCATGGCCTTCCTTCCCGAGAGTCCTCGCTGGCTGGTGGCTGAGCGTCGCCTCGACGAGGCGCAGAAGGTCCTCGAGCGCATCCGTGGCAGCGCCTCGGCGGCGCGTGCCGAGATCGCCGAAATCGAAACCGTGGCGGAGCGGGAGCCGACCGGCCGCTGGAAAGACCTGACCAAGCCCTGGATCCGCCCGGCGATCGTCGTGGGTGCGGGTATCTCGATGTTCTCGCAGATCACCGGCAACAACGCGCTGATTTATTACGCGCCGACCATTCTCACCAAGGCGGGTTTCTCTGACGAGGCCGCCGTGCTGGGTACGGGTGCCAGTACGGTGCTGCTGGTGGTGATGACGGTAATCGGCAGTTTCCTCGTCGACCGCGTGGGTCGCCGGAGATACCTCCTGTGGATGGTGCCCGGCTCCATCGTGGCGCTGATCGCCATGGGCGTACTGTTCCAGGGCGCGGGCCCGCAAAACGATGTGACCCGCTGGGCCACCGTGGGCTGCCTCGCTGCCTACATGATGTTGAACTGCGGCAGCTTCGGCGTGTGCATCTGGCTGATCAACGCCGAGGTCTATCCCTTGTTCGTGCGCGGCAAGGGCTCCAGTCTCGGCTCTTTCAGCCACTGGTTCTTCGACCTGATCGTCACCCTCACCACGCTGTCCCTGGTGACGTGGCTCGGTGCCACGCACACCTTCTGGCTCTACGCGGCGATCTCGCTGGTCGCGCTCGTGTTCATCTATTACCTGGTGCCCGAAACGATGGGCAAGAGCCTGGAAGAGATCGAGCACGAACTGCGCGAAGACCGCTTCTACCCGTACCAGCAGAAGCGGTTGGCTAAGGGTGGTTGA
- a CDS encoding 2-hydroxymuconate tautomerase: MPVINVQMLAGRSPEQKNTFMKEVAEVTQRTLGVPEHAVTIILTEVEREHWSVGSRTMAEVQAAAKP; encoded by the coding sequence ATGCCCGTGATCAACGTCCAGATGCTGGCCGGCCGCAGCCCGGAACAGAAAAATACCTTCATGAAAGAAGTCGCCGAAGTGACCCAGCGAACGCTCGGTGTACCCGAGCATGCCGTCACCATCATCCTTACCGAGGTGGAGCGTGAGCACTGGAGCGTGGGCTCCCGGACGATGGCGGAAGTACAGGCCGCTGCAAAGCCCTGA
- a CDS encoding lipocalin-like domain-containing protein, which produces MSRLPPSLLACAMALAIVPSLSVAADAMPVPRELIGAWTLVRCDNVYPDGRRVELYGPSPEGMWLIDAQGDYMMQIVRAKRVPFAVNDKSKGTPEEYKAASMDSNAHFGHVSADAHTMHSQILRASFPNWDGKGGDTAYTLKDDELTYTVAKPSSGAAEGAHGEVVWRRVR; this is translated from the coding sequence ATGTCCCGCCTGCCCCCGTCCCTGCTCGCCTGCGCCATGGCCCTCGCCATCGTCCCTTCACTCTCGGTGGCGGCCGACGCCATGCCCGTGCCTCGCGAACTGATCGGAGCGTGGACCCTCGTCCGCTGCGACAACGTTTACCCGGACGGGCGCCGCGTGGAGCTCTACGGACCTTCGCCCGAAGGCATGTGGCTTATCGATGCCCAGGGCGACTACATGATGCAGATCGTGCGGGCGAAACGGGTGCCCTTCGCGGTGAATGACAAGTCGAAGGGCACTCCCGAGGAGTACAAAGCGGCCTCGATGGACAGCAACGCGCACTTCGGCCACGTCAGCGCCGACGCCCACACGATGCACAGCCAGATCCTGCGGGCGTCCTTCCCGAACTGGGACGGCAAGGGCGGTGACACCGCCTATACGCTCAAGGACGACGAGCTCACCTACACCGTCGCCAAGCCGTCCAGTGGCGCGGCCGAGGGAGCCCATGGTGAGGTCGTCTGGCGGCGCGTCCGCTAG
- a CDS encoding SDR family NAD(P)-dependent oxidoreductase, whose protein sequence is MTSLTGKTALVTGGSRGIGRAIALKLAQAGAQVLVHFSASPKDADEVVEQIIRAGGRATAVGADLGAPDGPHKLAAAVRKVVGDRLDVLVNNAGVSYAATIEDQTIEDFDKQFAVNVRGPFFLVQQLLPILGKGSSVVFVSSLAARSAVGNLSAYAATKGATDTLVKHFAAALGSRDIRVNAIAPGVVETEMSKFAKTDEGRQFTLGMQALQHVAQPDDIAGAVLFLASQDAGWVNGTTLAVDGGSKL, encoded by the coding sequence ATGACTTCCCTTACTGGTAAAACCGCCCTTGTGACCGGTGGCTCGCGCGGCATCGGCCGGGCGATCGCCCTGAAGCTGGCCCAGGCCGGCGCCCAGGTGCTGGTGCATTTCAGTGCGTCGCCGAAGGACGCCGACGAGGTGGTCGAGCAGATCATCCGGGCCGGCGGCCGCGCTACGGCGGTGGGCGCCGACCTGGGCGCGCCGGATGGCCCGCACAAGCTCGCCGCGGCCGTGCGCAAGGTGGTCGGCGACCGGCTGGACGTGCTCGTGAATAACGCGGGCGTGTCGTATGCCGCGACGATCGAAGACCAGACCATCGAAGACTTCGACAAGCAGTTCGCCGTGAACGTGCGTGGGCCGTTCTTCCTCGTACAGCAGCTGCTGCCGATCCTTGGCAAGGGCAGCTCCGTGGTATTCGTCAGCTCACTGGCGGCGCGTTCCGCGGTGGGCAATCTTTCCGCCTACGCGGCGACGAAGGGTGCGACGGATACCCTGGTGAAGCACTTCGCTGCGGCACTGGGTAGCCGCGATATCCGCGTGAATGCCATCGCTCCGGGCGTGGTGGAGACGGAGATGTCGAAGTTTGCGAAGACGGACGAAGGTCGCCAGTTCACCCTGGGCATGCAGGCATTGCAGCATGTGGCCCAGCCGGATGATATCGCCGGTGCCGTGCTGTTCCTTGCCTCGCAGGATGCCGGCTGGGTGAACGGTACGACCCTCGCCGTGGACGGCGGTTCGAAGCTCTGA
- a CDS encoding catalase has translation MVSKATTPSGSPRDMRGNGDELHQPAGGSHPPLTTNQGLPVSDNQNSLKVGERGPVLLEDFILREKITHFDHERIPERIVHARGTAAHGFFELTASLSKYTTARVLTEVGERTPVFTRFSTVAGGAGSVDTPRDVRGFAVKLYTKEGNWDLVGNNIPVFFIQDAIKFPDLVHAVKMEPDRGFPQAATAHDTFWDFISLTPESMHMIMWAMSDRTIPRSLRMIEGFGVHSFRLVNAKGGSTFVKFHWRPKLGLQSTVWDEAVKLAGADPDFHRRDLFEAITAGNFPEWELGVQLFTEDEAARFPFDHLDATKLIPEELVPLKIIGRMVLDRWPDNFFAETEQVAFCPSHLVPGLDFSNDPLLQGRLFSYLDTQLSRLGSPNFHQLPINAPKCPFANHQRDGHMQQQVPKGRVAYEPSSLQADSPREEPKSGFRSAAVDEAGARGRVRAETFVDHYSQARLFFISQTPYEQAHMASALVFELSKVETLHVRDAVVGHLRHIDEDLAKRVAAGLAMDKLPPAPKAQAPLVEMPPSPALQIIGKMKATLEGRVVGILINDGTNAKAVAALRKAVEAAGATVKIVAPKVGGAKLSDGKKLAADGQLAGTPSIVFDAVAVLLSSEGEEQLEKEAAAVDFVRDAFGHLKALALDEGGLALFDAAGLEADDGVISAEDPAAFVEAAKGRFFDREAKVRILP, from the coding sequence ATGGTCAGCAAAGCCACCACCCCTTCCGGATCCCCGCGTGACATGCGCGGTAACGGCGATGAACTGCATCAACCGGCCGGTGGATCCCATCCGCCCCTGACGACGAACCAGGGGCTGCCGGTCAGCGATAACCAGAACTCATTGAAGGTGGGCGAACGCGGCCCGGTCTTGCTGGAGGACTTCATCCTCCGCGAAAAAATCACCCATTTCGACCACGAACGGATTCCCGAGCGGATCGTCCATGCTCGCGGCACGGCAGCCCATGGGTTCTTCGAGCTGACCGCGTCGCTGTCGAAGTACACCACGGCGCGCGTGCTCACCGAAGTGGGCGAGCGAACGCCTGTCTTCACGCGATTCTCCACGGTTGCCGGCGGCGCGGGTTCGGTCGATACGCCGCGCGACGTCCGCGGCTTCGCCGTGAAGCTGTACACGAAAGAGGGTAACTGGGATCTCGTGGGCAACAACATCCCGGTGTTCTTCATCCAGGACGCGATCAAGTTTCCGGACCTCGTCCATGCGGTGAAGATGGAGCCGGACCGTGGCTTCCCGCAGGCGGCCACGGCGCATGACACCTTCTGGGATTTCATCTCGCTGACGCCCGAATCGATGCACATGATCATGTGGGCGATGTCGGATCGGACGATACCCCGTTCGCTCAGGATGATCGAAGGCTTTGGCGTCCACTCGTTCCGACTGGTGAATGCCAAGGGCGGCAGTACCTTCGTCAAGTTCCACTGGCGCCCCAAACTGGGACTTCAGTCCACGGTGTGGGATGAGGCGGTGAAACTGGCCGGTGCCGACCCGGACTTCCATCGTCGTGATCTCTTTGAAGCGATCACCGCGGGCAACTTCCCGGAATGGGAGCTGGGTGTCCAGCTGTTCACCGAGGACGAGGCCGCCCGCTTCCCGTTCGACCATCTCGATGCCACGAAGCTCATTCCCGAGGAGCTCGTGCCGCTGAAGATCATCGGCAGGATGGTGCTGGATCGCTGGCCGGATAATTTCTTTGCCGAGACGGAGCAGGTGGCATTCTGTCCCTCGCACCTCGTCCCTGGCCTGGATTTCAGCAACGACCCGCTCCTGCAGGGGCGGTTGTTCTCCTACCTGGATACGCAGTTGTCGCGTCTTGGGTCCCCCAATTTCCACCAGCTGCCCATCAACGCCCCGAAGTGCCCGTTCGCCAATCATCAGCGCGACGGCCATATGCAGCAACAGGTGCCCAAGGGGCGCGTGGCGTATGAACCCAGTTCGCTCCAGGCGGACTCACCGCGCGAGGAGCCGAAGTCCGGGTTCCGCTCGGCAGCCGTCGACGAAGCCGGGGCGCGGGGCAGGGTGCGTGCGGAAACCTTCGTCGACCACTACAGCCAGGCGCGTTTGTTCTTCATCAGCCAGACGCCTTATGAGCAGGCGCACATGGCGTCCGCGCTGGTCTTTGAGTTGTCGAAAGTCGAGACCCTGCACGTGCGCGATGCCGTGGTGGGACACCTGCGTCACATCGACGAGGACCTTGCGAAGCGCGTAGCGGCTGGCCTTGCGATGGATAAACTACCGCCGGCTCCGAAGGCACAGGCTCCGCTGGTCGAGATGCCACCGTCGCCCGCGCTGCAGATCATTGGCAAGATGAAGGCCACGCTGGAAGGGCGCGTCGTGGGCATTCTCATCAACGACGGGACGAACGCGAAGGCCGTGGCCGCCCTGCGCAAGGCCGTGGAGGCGGCGGGTGCCACGGTGAAGATCGTTGCGCCGAAGGTGGGCGGGGCGAAGCTCTCCGATGGAAAGAAGCTCGCCGCGGATGGCCAGCTGGCAGGCACGCCATCGATCGTCTTTGACGCGGTGGCCGTGCTCCTGAGCAGCGAGGGCGAGGAGCAGCTGGAGAAGGAAGCGGCCGCGGTGGACTTCGTTCGCGACGCGTTTGGCCATTTAAAAGCCCTGGCGCTCGATGAGGGTGGCCTTGCCCTGTTCGATGCGGCCGGACTGGAAGCCGATGACGGCGTCATCTCCGCTGAGGACCCGGCGGCGTTCGTCGAAGCGGCGAAGGGTCGGTTCTTCGATCGGGAAGCAAAGGTTCGCATCTTGCCCTGA
- a CDS encoding anti-sigma factor family protein, with amino-acid sequence MDCKTASDLLPLYFDGELDRATSREFEAHLDECAACRDALVALDSLRTALRSETARYGAPASLRARVEQSAAAPPVARTQRTRTHTRWLAMAASWVLAFVAGGLTLGLWHQGSAGASDAAQLNRDLFASHWRALAATSPIDVVSTDQHTVKPWFAGKVAMAPAVHDFADQGYALMGGRIDYVGSERVPVLVYRHGKHLIDVFVLPEMASSSTRDVVTAQGYVLEAATLGGQRAMIVSDMDRVELTRFRDLLSAQVPEN; translated from the coding sequence ATGGACTGTAAGACCGCGAGCGATCTGTTGCCCCTGTACTTCGATGGCGAACTGGACCGCGCCACGAGCCGTGAATTCGAGGCCCATCTGGACGAATGCGCCGCGTGTCGCGACGCCCTTGTGGCGCTGGATAGCCTGCGTACTGCCCTGCGCAGCGAGACGGCGCGTTACGGTGCGCCTGCCAGCCTGCGTGCGCGCGTTGAGCAGAGCGCCGCGGCTCCTCCGGTCGCGCGGACCCAGCGGACACGCACGCATACACGCTGGCTCGCGATGGCCGCTTCGTGGGTGCTGGCCTTCGTTGCCGGCGGTCTCACGCTCGGCCTTTGGCATCAGGGTTCTGCCGGGGCCAGCGACGCGGCACAACTGAACCGCGACCTGTTCGCCAGCCACTGGCGTGCCCTCGCCGCGACGTCACCGATCGACGTGGTGTCGACGGACCAGCACACCGTCAAACCCTGGTTTGCCGGGAAGGTGGCCATGGCGCCGGCTGTGCACGACTTCGCCGACCAGGGGTATGCGTTGATGGGCGGTCGTATCGATTACGTGGGTAGCGAGCGCGTGCCGGTGCTGGTCTACCGGCACGGCAAGCACCTGATCGACGTGTTTGTCCTGCCCGAGATGGCCAGCTCGTCAACGCGTGACGTCGTGACAGCGCAGGGCTACGTGCTCGAGGCGGCCACCCTGGGCGGCCAGCGCGCGATGATCGTTTCGGATATGGACCGGGTGGAGCTGACGCGCTTCAGGGACCTGCTGAGCGCGCAGGTCCCGGAAAACTGA
- a CDS encoding sigma-70 family RNA polymerase sigma factor, which yields MIATSNRTVVDELALRHLDAAYNLGRWLLGSEQDAADAVHDAYLRAARASDTYAGGNARAWWLAIVRNCCLARLSLRNKDKHNVAIDANPAAAERWLPRAEAEEIEERLDDSRRSQRLDVHLRNLPVTYREVLILREIEELSYREIADVLETPIGTVMSRLARGRALLQKALTEDGSMEIPHGL from the coding sequence ATGATCGCGACGAGCAACCGCACGGTGGTCGATGAGCTGGCGTTACGCCATCTCGATGCTGCCTACAATCTTGGCCGGTGGTTGCTCGGCAGCGAGCAGGATGCCGCGGACGCAGTGCACGATGCCTACCTCCGTGCCGCCCGCGCCAGCGATACCTACGCGGGTGGCAACGCACGCGCATGGTGGCTCGCGATCGTCCGCAACTGTTGCCTGGCTCGCCTGAGCCTGCGCAACAAGGACAAGCACAACGTCGCGATTGATGCGAACCCCGCGGCGGCGGAGCGTTGGCTACCGCGGGCCGAGGCCGAGGAGATCGAGGAGCGCCTGGATGATTCGAGGCGCTCGCAGCGGCTCGATGTGCACCTGCGCAATCTGCCCGTGACCTACCGCGAGGTGCTGATCCTGCGCGAGATCGAAGAGCTTTCCTACCGGGAGATTGCCGACGTGCTGGAAACGCCGATTGGTACGGTGATGTCCCGACTCGCCCGCGGGCGCGCCTTGCTGCAAAAGGCGCTGACCGAGGACGGCAGCATGGAGATCCCGCATGGACTGTAA
- a CDS encoding glycoside hydrolase family 76 protein, with protein MNLVAIRSRVQTLLAVASLTALAAACPAIAAEQTQANAAQTDGPTAMARARVAADVLMSSYDPDKAWFPSSWWNSAVALQTIGDYMQRTGDRRYLGQLNNTFEKDKGVFPAGVLSGDPLLGNFTSRAIDDSEWWGLTWLQAYDLTHDPKYLNMAVTIANYVYGYWDTSTCGGGVWWDGERTYKNAITNGLWIRLTAELHNRIPGDTLWLGRSKTAWTWFQNSGMINADGQVNDGLTNACTNNGQNVWSYNQGLAIGGGLELFRATRDPKILTSVRRLADAAIGPNALVKDGTLTEICDATDQTCDDNGKQFKGIFMRYWTDLVDTTHDRRYASFLDQQADSIWNNDRDAAGRLGTRWSGATSDDHPNVFDWRTQASALSALVGNVPTLTPLASLAATLSPAQPVIMPAASGVTTIPITLSSSATGFFPLLALASVDAPSGWTATQRASLVRLQPRGNAIPASSTLPLKVTVPGTATDGHHLVTANLVAAGLRFSTQADVLVAHAINFDTGTVDENPWLFDPANSQSNGVQNRFADGNAHFTYRFPFPADTTSAHVTLTIDAEFLVQASTDNEHWTTVLQETNPVTDGSNKADRTIDLTPFLGAAVDGSKPVYLKVSDSFPNDGWGGRVYHVKATIVE; from the coding sequence ATGAACCTCGTCGCGATACGTTCACGAGTTCAGACCCTGCTGGCCGTCGCCAGCCTGACGGCCCTTGCCGCCGCCTGCCCTGCCATCGCCGCGGAACAAACCCAAGCCAACGCCGCGCAAACCGATGGCCCCACCGCCATGGCCCGTGCCCGCGTCGCCGCGGACGTGCTGATGAGTTCGTATGACCCGGACAAGGCCTGGTTCCCGTCCAGCTGGTGGAACTCCGCCGTGGCCCTGCAAACCATCGGCGATTACATGCAGCGCACCGGCGACCGCCGGTACCTCGGCCAGCTCAACAACACCTTCGAAAAGGACAAGGGTGTCTTCCCCGCCGGCGTGCTCTCGGGCGACCCGCTGCTGGGCAACTTCACCAGCCGGGCCATCGACGACTCCGAATGGTGGGGCCTCACCTGGCTGCAGGCCTACGACCTCACCCACGACCCGAAGTACCTGAACATGGCGGTGACCATCGCCAATTACGTGTACGGCTACTGGGACACCAGCACCTGCGGTGGCGGCGTCTGGTGGGATGGCGAGCGCACGTACAAGAACGCGATCACCAACGGCTTGTGGATCCGCCTGACGGCCGAACTGCATAACCGCATCCCGGGCGACACGCTGTGGCTGGGCCGCTCGAAGACCGCGTGGACCTGGTTCCAGAACAGCGGCATGATCAACGCCGATGGCCAGGTCAATGACGGCCTCACCAACGCCTGCACCAACAACGGCCAGAACGTGTGGAGTTACAACCAGGGCCTCGCCATCGGCGGCGGCCTCGAACTGTTCCGCGCGACCCGTGACCCGAAGATCCTGACCTCGGTGCGCCGCTTGGCCGATGCCGCCATCGGCCCGAACGCGCTGGTGAAGGACGGCACGCTCACCGAAATCTGCGACGCCACCGACCAGACCTGCGACGACAACGGCAAGCAGTTCAAGGGCATCTTCATGCGCTACTGGACGGACCTGGTCGACACCACCCACGACCGCCGTTACGCGTCGTTCCTGGATCAGCAGGCCGATAGCATCTGGAACAACGACCGCGACGCCGCGGGCCGCCTAGGCACGCGCTGGTCGGGTGCCACCAGCGACGACCATCCCAACGTGTTCGACTGGCGCACGCAGGCCAGCGCGCTTAGCGCCCTGGTGGGCAATGTGCCAACCCTGACGCCGCTCGCTTCACTGGCTGCCACGTTGTCACCGGCGCAACCGGTCATCATGCCGGCGGCCTCGGGGGTGACGACCATTCCCATCACCCTCAGCAGCTCGGCAACGGGCTTCTTCCCGCTCCTCGCCCTTGCTTCGGTGGATGCACCGTCGGGCTGGACGGCCACGCAACGGGCGTCACTCGTGCGCCTGCAACCGCGCGGCAATGCCATTCCGGCCAGCAGCACGCTTCCGCTGAAGGTCACCGTGCCCGGCACGGCGACGGATGGCCATCACCTTGTCACCGCCAACCTCGTGGCGGCAGGGCTGCGCTTCTCGACACAGGCCGACGTCCTGGTCGCCCATGCGATCAACTTCGACACCGGCACGGTGGATGAGAACCCGTGGCTGTTCGATCCCGCTAACTCGCAGAGCAACGGCGTGCAGAACCGTTTCGCCGATGGCAATGCGCACTTCACCTACCGGTTCCCGTTCCCCGCGGATACCACGTCGGCCCACGTTACGCTGACGATCGACGCCGAGTTCCTGGTGCAGGCCAGCACGGACAACGAGCATTGGACCACGGTGCTGCAAGAGACGAACCCTGTCACCGACGGATCCAACAAGGCGGACCGCACGATCGACCTCACGCCGTTCCTCGGCGCCGCGGTGGACGGTTCCAAGCCGGTCTACCTGAAGGTGTCCGACAGCTTCCCCAATGACGGTTGGGGTGGCCGCGTCTACCACGTGAAGGCGACCATCGTCGAATAA
- a CDS encoding ComEC/Rec2 family competence protein, whose product MQVHFINVGQGAAAIVEFPGKCGAILIDAGRGPGFTGVLRTHLDDFFAHQRPDLQGTLTTVYLTHPHEDHLGSLSTLGLTGTIVPVYDVKNLVDDGLLQTNATTWQQAQKAFGDWVATNKGATHHRIVAFSTKPQQGGYTGPAIDAIQCADVDPKIRVLWGQSKKNVMGTAEDFKDPNNHSLVIRIDYGASSILFTGDLEAPAIAQLLAAYANQPELLDADVYVVGHHGSINGTTPALLKAITPMIAVIQVGDLADPGRARTARDYAHPNATTVDNLVHSVACGREPEAYALVTSVTNDATDDTITPIGMPCHVYATGWNGDITVSLPYDNADLEVQLDCELRFADATDAAAVEAHHRCVASP is encoded by the coding sequence ATGCAGGTGCATTTCATCAACGTGGGGCAGGGCGCCGCGGCCATCGTCGAGTTTCCCGGCAAGTGCGGGGCCATCCTGATTGATGCGGGCCGTGGCCCCGGATTCACGGGCGTGTTGCGCACCCACCTCGATGATTTCTTCGCCCATCAGCGTCCCGATCTCCAGGGTACGTTGACCACGGTGTACCTGACGCATCCGCACGAAGATCACCTGGGCTCGCTTTCTACGCTCGGCCTGACGGGCACGATCGTGCCGGTGTATGACGTGAAGAACCTCGTTGATGATGGCTTGCTGCAAACGAACGCGACCACGTGGCAACAGGCGCAGAAGGCATTCGGTGACTGGGTCGCGACGAACAAGGGAGCGACTCATCATCGCATCGTGGCGTTCAGTACCAAGCCGCAACAGGGCGGCTATACGGGGCCGGCGATCGATGCGATCCAATGCGCCGACGTCGACCCGAAGATCCGCGTGCTGTGGGGGCAATCAAAGAAAAACGTCATGGGGACGGCGGAGGACTTCAAGGATCCGAACAACCACAGCCTGGTGATTCGCATCGACTATGGCGCGTCGTCGATCCTGTTTACCGGTGACCTCGAAGCACCGGCGATCGCCCAGCTCCTCGCTGCGTATGCAAACCAGCCGGAACTGTTGGACGCGGATGTCTACGTCGTTGGCCATCACGGTTCGATCAATGGCACGACGCCCGCGCTCCTGAAAGCCATTACCCCGATGATCGCGGTGATACAGGTAGGCGACCTCGCGGACCCGGGCCGCGCACGTACGGCGCGGGACTACGCCCACCCGAATGCAACGACGGTCGATAATCTCGTGCACTCGGTGGCCTGCGGGCGGGAGCCGGAGGCGTACGCGCTGGTGACCTCAGTGACCAATGACGCGACCGACGACACGATCACGCCGATCGGCATGCCATGCCACGTCTACGCCACGGGCTGGAACGGCGATATCACCGTCAGCCTGCCTTACGACAACGCCGACCTTGAAGTGCAGCTCGATTGCGAACTGCGGTTTGCCGATGCGACCGACGCTGCCGCGGTCGAAGCCCACCATCGGTGCGTGGCCTCGCCCTGA